Genomic DNA from Magnolia sinica isolate HGM2019 chromosome 4, MsV1, whole genome shotgun sequence:
gcatatatttcagcgggcttattacaaccattgtgtcaaatcttacatatgttcactaattagaactattaaagttgatttagtaattaaattcaagcccttgtaaatataccatgcacaactacttttggattaaagttgattcccaatccaggtgccaaacacaataggaggatttcaaatccaggggttctgaatccacgctccccaaacgggcccttagcatAATTTAAGAAAGTATCACGTGAGCTTGTTAAACAGGTCTGctgtgaaaaagaagaagataaattaTCATTTTATTTATCCCGGGCCGCTGCTCCTTTTAACTGACCACTTGTGGAAAGTGCATTTTGAGTCTTTGAATGCTTAAATTGTCTTAGTATGAACATGACATCCTTTTTCCTTTAGTGCATTTCCTGAATGGCACGTGATTGTGCCATTTGGAATTGCATTTCCTTCATTGGATGTCTTGTTAAAAAACTCGAGAGCTTCACACATGCTAGTTGGACTTCTGGCCAAATCTTTTGTACATGTGTGCCTTACCTAATAAGCTAATTAGCCTTATTTTTTGGTCCAAGGGGAGCAAACAGTGGTACTGTATTGCAGAGGAAAATGTCCATATAAGTGGTTCATAGGCCTAAACATGGGTGCCACTAAAGATAAGAAAATAGGCTTGATTGGATGACAACTCCCGTTAATGCACACTTCTTCCTAATAGTATTTCTCCATGcaagctaacagtgaagtgtgagctgagtgggtgtactgacaagctaatgaagaaaaaaaaaacactaatctGTAATATACTTGAAGCAGACTGTTGTTGATCATTACTGCTATCAATCTCCTAATGCAAGGAATCTCTCCTATATTTATCTCATATGCAGAGAGTCAAAGAAAACTTCTGTCAAAATCCTGGTGAGGGTGAGATCTGATTTGAATAGTCCATAAAGCGGACCCCATCCATGGGAAAGTGTAGACCTGGTCCACTTTCACATACAACTATACATGAGCCAAACTGGTCCGAACTTTGCTCCAGCTCAGCTCGGCTTGTTTAGCCAAGGGGCCTATCTTGAGTTCAGCTTGGTTTGATCATCGAGCTAACCTGGTTTGGTAATCGAATCAAGCTAAAATTGAGCTAGGTTGAAGCCGTGTGTGATGTGcgggtatgagagagagagagagagggaaacgagaGTCAGGTATGGCGAGTGGGCTGGGCAACTGCGTTCAAGTGTAGGTAGAGAAAGGAAGATGAGATTAAAAAATAGGAGAGGCTGGAAAGAGAGGAGGGCACTCGATTGGGTGTGTAGGgtaaatgagagggagaggaggatAGGATGGCTCTCGGCGCTCAGCTATGACTCAGGTAAAGTAGCAAACTCAGTAagttaagattttttattttttatttaaatatttatactACATTCATATTCGATCAAGCCAAATTGGGCAAAACCGAGCCAAGGTTGAAGCCGAATCAAACCAGGTTGTTATACAGCCTGGGCTCGGCCGGATTTTGAAATGAGATGAGATTTCTAACTCGGCTCAACCCAAACAGACTATTCAAGCCGAACCAAGCCAAACGAGCAAGCTAATCGAGTTGGCTTGGTTTGTTTTTAGCTCTACTTGCTCTCAACTCAAGTGGAGACATGCCAAAGGGGGAGGGCATCCAAACACCCCTCTCTTTAAAATATGAAGAAGAGGAGTTTAGGTTTCAGGCAGTGAAATCAATGGGTTAGGTTGGCCATTGGGCTTCTTGGCCCGGCCTGCTTTGGGCTGAAATATCTGGTAAGAAGGTTAGGCTTGGgcttaaaatttaattttaagcCCGTTTATAAATGGGATGGGCTTGAGCTTGGATGTTCAGAAGCTCGCTGGCTTTGGCCGACGTGTTAGGGTTTACAAAGCCCTTCCTAGAACGTATATTAGATAAGATAGGTGTAACAGCTTAGGGTGAGGCCTTGATAGTGGGGCCTATctcgatatatgtgttgtataccatgcctttcattcattttgtgagctcatttccggacatggtctaaaaaatgaggcaaatccaaatctcaggtggactatattaaagaaaaatagtgttaattgaaatcccacaattaaaaactttacgGGACTCACTGTAatgctattttccatccaacctgttgataaggttatatagacctggatgaagagaaaaataagaataaaagcttgattcaaaatttttgtggcccgtaaaaagcttttaatggtgagagaACAATCCCTCcagtatgatccacctgagatttggatctgcctcattttacagaccatgccctaaaatgagtagcaaaatgaatggacaaagtggatatacaaaaagtacaacaaggtgggccccactgtcaggccTCGCCCACTAAGTTGGTATCCCTACCTCACCTAATCTGGCACATAATCCTTAGCTGGGGAACAACTAATTTTAATGCATACTGTTAGTTTCATTACTCTTAAATATTTATTTCTCAGTGCATATGCTGCCATTTGAtaagtaaatatatttaaaaattctagggaaatattttttttaaaaatcattttccatGCTGGGATAGGTCAGGCCCAAGCCCGACTAAAATATTTTCAGCTTGGGCTGGGCTGGTTCGTGCCTTGTGTCATGGATGTCCTGTCAAAACCCAGGCCTGGCCAAGCCCAACCAAGCCCgccccattgccacccctaaagAGGCAAAGGATTGGATATTCAACCTGTTTGACTATGGAAATGTAACTTCTATAACTTGAGTTAACGTGTGCCACGTATAGAATATCTGAGCGCCCGTGTATCAAGCGTCATCTTCTGCCGGACTATCAAATAGCTCGGCATCAACTGCCCACCCCCGATTACAAACCTGTGGAAGAAACGAAGCTCTTCGTCCATTCCAGCTCCTCTcaagccgagagagagagagagagagagagagggagggagggagaatgCCGTCCCCCATTCAAAACCCCCGTCTCCTTCTCACCCACTGCCGTTTCCCACTCCAGTTCCCGCCAAAACTCCAAAACCTCCCTCCAAATTCCCGCCATTTTCACCGCTCCAACCTCTCCCTTTCATCTCAGCAGCTCGTCTCAGATCCCCAAACCCTAACTCCTCCCTCCCCTCCCTCCTCTCAAATACTCACCGTCCGAGAATCCCTCCTCTCCCGCCAAAAGAAGGCCGTCGAGATCGCTGAAGGTTACCTGACCCGGCTGCGGCAGACTGAGCCCCACATCCGGAGCTTCCTCCACGTGGCGGAGGATGCCGTGATGCGGGAAGCGGAGGCCGTCGATCAGAAGATTGAGCGCGGCGAGGAATTAGGGCCGTTGGCAGGAGTCTTGGTCGGCGTGAAGGATAATATATGTACGGTGGACATGCCGTCGACTGGTGGGTCCAGGATTCTCGAGGGGTATCAGCCAGCATTTGACGCGACAGCAGTGAGGAGAGTGAGGGATTGCGGGGGAATTGTCGTTGGGAAGACGAATTTGGATGAATTTGGGATGGGGAGCACCACCGAAGCCTCTGGTTTTCAGGTATTGAATCTTTTCCCCCATTGTCATGCTCTCAGATGACTGATATGTTGGTCCATGAGGCTACTTGAAACTGAACTCTGCAGGATATCTGccagtcatgggacccaccctgggtAATTGGAATCGTTTATGTCATCGTCATcttagccttatcccaactaattggggtttgcAATTATGGATGGTCCTCAGCGAAATATTGCACAACTCCAACAATCCTAGACGCCCATTCAACAGTCTTTCCCATCTAATGTGAAATGTGAACTTGGTCGTTTACAATCAGACCATCTTTGGGCCATGGTCGATCCCAGATGATCTTACTATCAGTGGGACTTTCGTACCCATAGCCGTCCCCAATGGGACCCACAGGAGGAACCGTTTAAAATTGGAAGTTCTCATATAGTGTGGATGGTAAAGTGAACTGCAATTTGGAACACTTCCATGGGGTACTTGCCTTCTTCCGTAATTCATTCACCTGACTCCTCTTTGAATTCATCAGCCTTGAGTTTGCACAGAACGGTGGGAATGAAGAAAGTATGAGTTACATCTGTGACCACAAGACccacaaaaaggaaaaagaaaaaaaatatgatcACAGTGTTGACAATGTTGACCAAcgcaggtccaccatgatgtttgcatgACATCTGTTCTGTCCATCAGGTGCGCTGCCCCAAAGAGGTCGACACTGTAAGTTAGGTAGAGTTGACACTGTGATCCAAGGTATTATGTAACGGTATTAGGTGGTGTATTGGGCATCTTGCTGGCCATTATGATAAGGGTCGTATCGGCATACATGGGCCTCGTATCAGCTGATATGACCCTATAACAGCCAGAAAAATTGTTGTCCGCCGCATGTGTTTTGGTTTCGTCATGTGTTTGATCGTCTAGTGGACcgaccattctttggtaagtgTGCTATCTGCTGGGAAGTTTCAATTTGACCTGCTGAAAGTTGACCGAATAAGCCCTAatcgaacacaaatcaagcacgATTTGGTGGATTAGGGTCCGGTACatataaatacaacaaaaagaagaaaaaatgaaaaaaataaataaataagaggtgATGGTTTACCTTTTCTTCCGATCTTTCCCAAAATGGTCCTCTCCACCCTGGTTCATCGAAGCCTACCCAATTTTTTATGCTTTGATCTTTCAAATAGGACTAGAACTTGTTTAAATTACTTCTAAGCTTCCTTCGTTGATGTATtgaagaaagaagtggaaaaatgaggaaaaactgaaaataaacTATTCAAAATGGGCCCTTTATGGCCATATTGGCCTGTGACACCATATCAGCCATGgagcccttcttcttcttcttcttcttcttttccataaCAGACCGATTCACTCTTGTATCACATAATGGGGGTGACCATGTGATACAGAGGTGACTGTTTCCTTAGGCATTGGCTGTATGTAACTGTTTTGAATACCATGATGTGACCATTCTCCATAAAGGACCTAGTTTCATGGCAACTTGTGTTTGGGCCTTCACTGTGTCCAAGTCCAGTGCTAGTTGAGATGTCTACTATAGCGTCTTTGTGTTGCATCTGTTCCTTTGTAGGTAACTGCTAACCCTTGGGACATTTCTCGGGTCCCTGGAGGATCATCAGGGGGCTCTGCCGCAGCTGTCTCTGCAAGGCAATGTGTGGTATCTTTGGGAAGTGACACTGGTGGCAGTGTCAGGCAGCCAGCATCTTTCTGTGGTGTTGTGGGAATGAAGCCAACCTATGGGCGTGTCTCTCGCTTTGGACTCATGGCATATGCATCATCATTGGATGTCATTGGATGCTTCAGTTCATCAGTCATCGACACTGCGATTCTTCTTGGTGCATTTTCTGGTCATGATAGACTTGACGCTACCAGCAGTCAGCATGTAAGATTTCCTCCATGCCCTGAATTTTTAATAGTTCCTCAGGATGATTTATGCTGTCATTTCGATGCATTGAATTGCAAAGATTACTTAAATAGGGAAGAACTGACTGAACTGTAATTAACTTAGCATTTACAATGAGGAAGTAGACTTCAAATTGAGTTGCATCCTTTTCAAGTGCAACTTGATAGTAACATGATTTCAATTTAGACCCTAGTCCTCAATATCAATACTAAGGATGATAATTGCGATCTGGttaatccactttattgaactaATTACTGGTATTCTGCTTGATAGTGCATCCGAATGCAGCTTTAATGATGGTTTTTGGAGTATTTCAAACTACATAAGTAATAGTTTCACATTGTCAAACTACAATAATGGTGTGAACTTAAGATACTTAAGTGCCATTTAGAAGAAGGCTACCAGGACCGTAAAAATGCAACACCCATATCGTAATATGAGCATATGAATTTAGATTGCAAATCTGGTCTGGGGATGTTTCTTACAAGGTGATTGatcaaaagaaaatataaaaataaaaaatgtttctTACAAGGTGATTTCTTAGTCACTGCTCTTCCATGGAACCGagattttttattcttaaatgtTTCTGGTTGCCAAGATGAAAACTTTGCATGTTCCAACCATATATGAATGTCTGGATCTGGAATCAGGAAATCGATTACCTTGGATCTTT
This window encodes:
- the LOC131242118 gene encoding glutamyl-tRNA(Gln) amidotransferase subunit A, chloroplastic/mitochondrial isoform X1 → MPSPIQNPRLLLTHCRFPLQFPPKLQNLPPNSRHFHRSNLSLSSQQLVSDPQTLTPPSPPSSQILTVRESLLSRQKKAVEIAEGYLTRLRQTEPHIRSFLHVAEDAVMREAEAVDQKIERGEELGPLAGVLVGVKDNICTVDMPSTGGSRILEGYQPAFDATAVRRVRDCGGIVVGKTNLDEFGMGSTTEASGFQVTANPWDISRVPGGSSGGSAAAVSARQCVVSLGSDTGGSVRQPASFCGVVGMKPTYGRVSRFGLMAYASSLDVIGCFSSSVIDTAILLGAFSGHDRLDATSSQHEVPDYASQLKSAELLESKPLKGLRVGLIHETLGDGVDGGVISSIKAAASHFEELGSVVTEVSLPSFSLGLPAYYILASSESSSNLSRYDGVRYGKQVAVDELSSLYGDSRANGFGPEVKMRILMGTYALSAGYYDAYYKRAQQVRTLVQKSFKAALDENDILISPAAPSAAYKIGEKTNDPLAMYAGDIMTVNVNLAGLPALVLPCGLIEGGPAGLPVGLQMIGAAFDEAKLLRVGHIFEQTLQVYRFVPPLLGDDRS
- the LOC131242118 gene encoding glutamyl-tRNA(Gln) amidotransferase subunit A, chloroplastic/mitochondrial isoform X2; its protein translation is MPSPIQNPRLLLTHCRFPLQFPPKLQNLPPNSRHFHRSNLSLSSQQLVSDPQTLTPPSPPSSQILTVRESLLSRQKKAVEIAEGYLTRLRQTEPHIRSFLHVAEDAVMREAEAVDQKIERGEELGPLAGVLVGVKDNICTVDMPSTGGSRILEGYQPAFDATAVRRVRDCGGIVVGKTNLDEFGMGSTTEASGFQVTANPWDISRVPGGSSGGSAAAVSARQCVVSLGSDTGGSVRQPASFCGVVGMKPTYGRVSRFGLMAYASSLDVIGCFSSSVIDTAILLGAFSGHDRLDATSSQHEVPDYASQLKSAELLESKPLKGLRVGLIHETLGDGVDGGVISSIKAAASHFEELGSVVTEVKMRILMGTYALSAGYYDAYYKRAQQVRTLVQKSFKAALDENDILISPAAPSAAYKIGEKTNDPLAMYAGDIMTVNVNLAGLPALVLPCGLIEGGPAGLPVGLQMIGAAFDEAKLLRVGHIFEQTLQVYRFVPPLLGDDRS